From one Chryseobacterium sp. 3008163 genomic stretch:
- a CDS encoding RagB/SusD family nutrient uptake outer membrane protein: MKNLNKRLVIASVFLSLTFTGCNEILDEQPRANYTVDFFNTEDGIRQGVTALYRHMRSLYGNGYFMSNCQNGTDESTWGQSADGNFKDLDMTGNTGSLNPNSFPPSMIWGSVFPYINTANGIIEKGPSFGIAESLVSEARFFRAFDYFLLVQTYGGVPLDLGSGQLAFNTSAVTTSTRNTVSEVYTKAIFPDLLKAIDNLPAQPRVTGGVTKNVARLFLAKAYLTYGWWLQNPNSIPTYPETPRTDPAGHNAQWYFQQAYDVALAGINNPGPYSLQPTFYDVNVGSNDRNSECMLYADHTSASTYYNESDPTGFGSGWSPDNFAAWIHTWNYTNLKSSKTAAWGSSDIVSSVQRAATQSLGRPWVRMAPTIGVIKNTFADKTLDSRYDGTFVSTYRGNWEKAGVGNITLYNANSLPVQPGGAILSFLNDDTQTPTYPAGAGQNGVGAGTLPGRADWVVAPNGISRMVYPGLWKIGTYTTLDPNGLGYPNAGLTRPFNVAKFSEFYFIAAEAVVKGASGTMTARDLINVIRARAGKWKFNNAQNAPMIADNSAAMIAATPTTITVDYILAERSREYYGEFYRWYDLIRTQKWEQYAASYQIGGVNYGDHTPTTFNRNIQKFHYLRPIPQGQLDNMSLSAAEKAKYQNPGY; encoded by the coding sequence ATGAAAAATTTAAATAAAAGATTAGTTATAGCTTCCGTATTCTTATCATTAACTTTTACTGGATGTAATGAGATTTTAGATGAGCAGCCCAGAGCAAATTATACGGTAGATTTCTTCAATACTGAGGATGGCATAAGACAGGGGGTAACTGCACTTTATAGACATATGCGCTCACTTTATGGCAACGGTTATTTTATGAGCAATTGTCAAAACGGAACAGATGAAAGTACTTGGGGCCAGAGTGCAGACGGTAACTTCAAAGATCTTGATATGACAGGAAATACAGGAAGCCTTAATCCAAATTCATTTCCTCCAAGCATGATTTGGGGTTCGGTTTTTCCTTATATAAATACGGCAAACGGTATTATTGAAAAAGGACCAAGTTTCGGAATTGCAGAATCTCTTGTATCAGAGGCAAGATTTTTCAGAGCATTTGATTATTTCTTATTGGTTCAGACGTATGGTGGTGTTCCTCTAGATCTTGGATCGGGACAACTTGCATTCAATACTTCTGCCGTCACTACTTCCACAAGGAATACTGTTTCTGAAGTTTACACCAAAGCTATTTTTCCCGATCTTTTAAAAGCAATAGATAATCTTCCTGCGCAACCAAGAGTTACAGGAGGAGTTACAAAAAATGTTGCGAGATTGTTTTTGGCTAAAGCTTATTTAACATACGGTTGGTGGTTGCAAAATCCAAATTCCATCCCAACGTATCCGGAAACACCAAGAACCGATCCTGCTGGACATAATGCCCAATGGTACTTCCAGCAGGCTTATGACGTTGCTTTGGCAGGTATCAACAATCCTGGTCCGTACTCTTTGCAGCCTACTTTCTATGATGTTAATGTAGGATCTAATGATCGTAACAGCGAATGTATGCTTTACGCAGATCATACATCTGCAAGTACTTATTACAATGAGAGTGATCCTACAGGGTTTGGATCAGGTTGGTCGCCAGATAACTTTGCAGCATGGATACATACATGGAACTATACCAATTTGAAAAGTAGTAAAACGGCAGCTTGGGGTTCTTCGGATATTGTAAGTTCTGTTCAGAGAGCGGCTACGCAATCACTTGGTAGACCTTGGGTACGTATGGCTCCAACGATTGGTGTCATCAAGAACACTTTTGCTGACAAAACTTTGGATTCTCGTTATGACGGGACATTTGTAAGCACTTACAGAGGAAACTGGGAAAAAGCTGGTGTAGGTAATATTACTTTATATAATGCTAATAGTTTACCAGTACAACCTGGAGGTGCTATCCTTTCATTTTTAAATGATGACACCCAAACCCCAACCTATCCTGCTGGAGCAGGACAAAATGGTGTTGGTGCAGGAACGTTACCGGGAAGAGCTGATTGGGTAGTAGCGCCAAATGGTATAAGCAGAATGGTATATCCGGGTTTGTGGAAGATCGGAACGTACACCACACTCGATCCAAATGGATTGGGATATCCGAACGCTGGTTTGACAAGACCTTTCAACGTTGCTAAATTTTCTGAATTTTATTTTATTGCTGCTGAAGCGGTAGTAAAAGGGGCATCGGGTACAATGACGGCAAGAGATCTGATTAATGTGATAAGAGCTAGAGCAGGTAAATGGAAATTTAACAATGCACAAAATGCTCCTATGATTGCAGATAACAGTGCAGCAATGATTGCGGCAACTCCAACAACAATAACAGTTGATTATATCTTGGCAGAACGTTCCAGAGAATATTATGGAGAATTTTACAGATGGTATGATTTGATTCGTACTCAGAAATGGGAACAATATGCTGCAAGTTATCAGATAGGAGGGGTAAATTATGGAGATCATACTCCGACTACCTTCAACCGTAATATACAGAAATTCCATTATCTGAGACCGATTCCCCAAGGTCAGTTAGATAATATGAGTTTGAGTGCTGCAGAAAAGGCAAAATATCAGAATCCAGGTTATTAA
- a CDS encoding SusC/RagA family TonB-linked outer membrane protein, which produces MEEVVVIGYGTQRKESVTGSVATVKGDALREVPSANITQALQGRTAGVDISQTSTKPGAPMQIRIRGVRSLTGDNNPLIVLDGIPFVGSLGDISSSDIKSLDILKDASATAIYGSRGANGVILVTTNRGVKGQKPRFSYNSFTGVQTLFSRYPMMDGPKYAKLRTDAGNLYGLGTDETLGTNTDWQDLYYKPAMITSQDVGVSGGTDGGNYNVGLSYFKQNALVPIQNYERFSFRIGLDQQVGKNFKFGFTTNTNYTVSEGNGIAAAPTLGNSPLANIYNPDGSIKRTISTASNVDQGWVYIRKTVENLGDKYVDESKDFSSYNNMYGEVTLPLTGLKYRLNVGLDYRTSNSGNYTGVGVFNVNPLAPSGAGKGNNQTYHWVLENLLTYDRTFGKHKVNAVALYSAEQNRFISSYMSARNVPGDFFQYYNLGQSPQADISVRPEDQNYQQWGLMSYMGRAMYTFDNKYMLTATFRGDGSSRLAEGNKWHTYPALSLGWNVANESFMKNFSFINQFKLRAGWGQTSNQAVAPYSTLGQLTVVPYNFGTANGTGVYVSLAPNANLGWEYSKTQNYGVDFAFLNNRLTGTVEYYRTKTEGLLQSVALPPSGGLPTQTANVGSTENKGWEFSLNGSIFNNPDGFSWDAGVNLYTNRNQILSLASGRDRDEGNLWFVGHNINALFDYQNIGLWQNGDPYLNILEPQAGAAPGMIKVLYTGGYNPDGTPVRAIGPADRQIIDTAPDFQGGFNMRFAYKNFELSTVGAFQHGGVLISTLYGSTSYLNRLTGRGGNVDVDYWSEDNPNVRYPKPGGLREGDNPKYSSTLAMFDASYLKLRTITLGYNLKNEYLKDLNISSLRIYFTVTNPVVLFSPYHKESGMDPEPNSLGDQNQAVNSGYRQRQLVIGTNNPSTRNYLMGLNLTF; this is translated from the coding sequence ATTGAGGAAGTTGTAGTTATCGGATATGGTACTCAGAGAAAGGAATCTGTAACAGGTTCTGTTGCTACTGTTAAAGGAGATGCATTAAGAGAAGTTCCATCTGCAAATATTACACAGGCATTACAAGGTAGAACTGCTGGAGTAGATATTAGTCAGACCTCTACAAAACCAGGTGCTCCAATGCAAATTCGTATAAGGGGAGTACGTTCTTTAACAGGAGATAATAATCCCCTGATTGTTTTGGATGGAATCCCTTTTGTTGGATCACTTGGTGACATTAGTTCCAGCGATATAAAAAGTCTTGATATCTTAAAAGATGCTTCTGCAACGGCTATTTACGGTTCCAGAGGTGCGAATGGAGTAATACTTGTTACAACTAATAGAGGTGTGAAAGGACAGAAACCAAGATTTAGCTATAATTCTTTTACAGGTGTTCAGACATTGTTTTCAAGATATCCTATGATGGATGGTCCTAAATATGCAAAATTAAGAACAGATGCAGGTAATTTATACGGATTGGGAACGGATGAAACTTTAGGTACAAACACAGATTGGCAAGATCTATATTATAAACCAGCAATGATCACCAGCCAAGATGTTGGAGTTTCAGGTGGAACAGATGGGGGTAATTATAATGTGGGATTATCTTATTTTAAACAGAATGCTTTAGTTCCGATTCAGAATTATGAAAGATTTTCATTTAGAATTGGTTTGGATCAGCAAGTAGGTAAAAATTTCAAGTTTGGTTTTACAACCAATACCAACTATACTGTATCAGAAGGTAACGGTATTGCAGCTGCGCCTACTTTAGGTAATTCTCCTTTAGCAAATATATACAATCCGGATGGTAGTATTAAAAGAACGATTAGTACTGCTTCAAATGTTGACCAGGGTTGGGTATACATAAGAAAAACTGTTGAAAATTTGGGGGACAAATATGTAGATGAAAGTAAAGATTTTTCATCGTATAATAATATGTACGGGGAAGTTACTTTACCTCTCACTGGTTTAAAGTATAGATTAAATGTAGGATTAGATTATCGTACTTCAAACAGCGGAAACTACACTGGTGTGGGTGTGTTCAATGTTAATCCATTAGCACCATCTGGAGCGGGAAAAGGAAATAATCAAACGTATCACTGGGTTTTAGAAAATTTATTAACCTATGACAGAACTTTTGGTAAACATAAGGTTAATGCTGTAGCTTTATATTCTGCTGAGCAGAACAGATTCATTAGCTCTTATATGAGTGCCAGAAATGTTCCCGGCGACTTTTTCCAGTATTATAATTTAGGTCAGTCACCTCAGGCGGATATTTCTGTGAGACCGGAAGACCAAAACTACCAGCAATGGGGTTTGATGTCTTATATGGGTAGAGCAATGTACACATTTGATAATAAATATATGTTGACTGCGACATTTCGTGGGGATGGTTCATCCAGATTAGCTGAAGGAAACAAATGGCATACTTATCCGGCGCTTTCTTTAGGATGGAATGTTGCTAATGAATCATTTATGAAGAATTTCAGCTTTATAAATCAATTCAAGCTAAGAGCGGGATGGGGACAAACATCAAATCAGGCAGTTGCTCCGTATTCTACATTAGGTCAATTAACGGTTGTACCTTATAACTTTGGAACTGCAAATGGCACAGGTGTTTATGTAAGTCTCGCTCCTAATGCAAACTTAGGCTGGGAATATTCTAAAACACAAAATTATGGTGTTGATTTCGCATTTCTGAACAATAGACTGACAGGTACTGTAGAATATTATAGAACTAAAACAGAGGGTCTGCTACAATCTGTTGCATTACCACCTTCAGGAGGTCTTCCAACACAAACGGCAAATGTTGGTTCAACTGAAAATAAAGGTTGGGAATTTTCATTAAACGGCAGTATTTTCAATAATCCCGATGGCTTCTCTTGGGATGCAGGAGTCAATCTATACACCAATAGAAATCAAATTTTATCTTTAGCTTCTGGAAGGGATAGGGATGAAGGAAATCTCTGGTTTGTAGGGCATAACATCAATGCATTGTTTGATTATCAGAACATCGGACTTTGGCAAAACGGAGATCCTTATTTAAATATTCTAGAACCACAGGCGGGAGCAGCACCGGGAATGATTAAGGTATTATATACTGGTGGGTATAACCCAGATGGAACTCCAGTGCGAGCTATCGGACCCGCAGACAGGCAAATTATTGACACAGCTCCAGACTTTCAAGGTGGATTTAATATGCGTTTTGCATACAAAAACTTCGAACTAAGCACAGTTGGTGCATTCCAGCACGGTGGTGTTTTGATTAGTACATTGTATGGCTCCACAAGTTATCTTAACAGATTGACGGGTAGAGGAGGTAACGTAGATGTAGATTACTGGTCAGAAGATAATCCTAATGTAAGATATCCAAAACCAGGTGGTTTGAGGGAAGGTGATAATCCAAAATACTCTTCTACATTAGCAATGTTCGATGCCTCTTATCTAAAATTAAGAACAATAACATTAGGTTATAACTTAAAAAATGAATATTTAAAAGATCTAAATATCAGCAGTTTAAGAATTTATTTTACAGTAACTAATCCTGTTGTTCTTTTTTCACCATATCATAAAGAATCTGGTATGGATCCAGAACCGAATTCATTAGGAGATCAAAATCAGGCAGTGAACTCTGGTTATAGACAGAGACAATTGGTTATTGGTACAAATAATCCATCAACAAGAAACTATTTAATGGGACTTAATTTAACGTTTTAA